In Hallerella succinigenes, the following are encoded in one genomic region:
- a CDS encoding twin-arginine translocase TatA/TatE family subunit, protein MNIGIPELLLLVFLAILLLGARRIPELGASLGKALREFRKAKKDIEDEKSSEDSKNDSNSNA, encoded by the coding sequence ATGAACATTGGAATTCCAGAACTTTTGTTGTTGGTTTTCTTGGCAATTCTCCTTTTAGGAGCCCGCCGCATTCCGGAACTCGGAGCCTCTTTGGGCAAGGCACTTCGCGAATTCCGCAAGGCGAAAAAAGATATCGAAGACGAAAAGTCTTCGGAAGACTCCAAGAATGATTCCAACAGTAACGCTTAA
- the tatC gene encoding twin-arginine translocase subunit TatC: protein MELSEHFQELRSRLLTCLACFAVVAGIAFYQFPFFWRFVELPLFGTNLVTLVNLSPAEGVSVNLLVACMIAALATSPIFLYHIYAFCAPAVPTERKKTFLFSVFTASLLFFAGAAFAYFFAIPFLFSFLAGYSNSAMQMWSQTSYVSFLFRFEVLFALIFQMPVAAAFLGRTGIAGKDFLLKHFRLVIFLSALFSAIVTPPDLMSLFWVAIPMIILYGISLITYRMAWRAR, encoded by the coding sequence ATGGAGCTCTCTGAGCATTTTCAGGAACTCCGTTCGAGACTTTTGACCTGTCTCGCTTGCTTTGCTGTTGTCGCAGGTATCGCCTTTTACCAATTTCCTTTCTTTTGGCGATTTGTAGAGCTTCCGTTATTCGGTACAAACCTGGTGACGCTGGTGAACCTTTCTCCCGCGGAAGGCGTTTCGGTGAACCTGCTCGTCGCCTGTATGATCGCGGCTCTTGCGACATCGCCGATTTTTCTTTACCACATTTACGCCTTTTGCGCCCCAGCCGTTCCGACTGAGCGGAAAAAGACTTTTCTGTTTTCGGTTTTCACGGCGAGCCTCCTCTTTTTTGCAGGCGCCGCCTTTGCCTATTTTTTTGCAATTCCATTTCTTTTTTCCTTTCTCGCCGGCTATTCGAATTCCGCAATGCAGATGTGGTCACAGACTTCTTATGTCTCGTTTCTGTTCCGGTTTGAAGTGCTGTTCGCGCTGATTTTCCAGATGCCCGTAGCGGCGGCATTCCTCGGCAGAACGGGCATCGCGGGCAAGGATTTTCTACTGAAGCATTTTCGCTTGGTGATTTTTCTTTCTGCGCTGTTTTCTGCGATTGTAACGCCACCCGATCTGATGTCACTTTTTTGGGTTGCGATTCCGATGATTATTTTATACGGGATCAGTCTAATCACTTACCGGATGGCCTGGAGAGCGCGATGA
- a CDS encoding ribonuclease D codes for MVNDPYILVADQESLDKLIEDLSLYEIAAVDTEADSMYHYTVRLCLIQITIGEHHYIVDPFAPIDITPIFKTRAMNSLILHGADYDLRMLWHHYRFSPKHVFDTMIAAKFLGEEGLGYASLVRKYFGIDLPKDNQKSDWTTRPLPPDMCEYAIHDTFYLHELCAKLGEQLKAQGKFTWMIETCNELIEKARQKKEEDPERWRISGSFRLQSKSLNILKHIWEWREKEAEKLDRPPYKVFGNELMLAIVRSATYSFPELREDYLPKLPRNFFGERRTDFLTMLQNAMQVPESEWPEENQKVPPPLISPDGELIDTLKEWRNERAAELHLDGAMLANRAQLIALASPIGLTWDDRYDAAHFLNWQRTIWNGILHNKLIH; via the coding sequence ATGGTAAACGATCCGTACATTCTCGTAGCAGACCAAGAGTCTCTCGATAAGCTTATCGAGGACTTGTCTCTCTACGAAATCGCAGCGGTCGACACGGAAGCCGATTCGATGTACCATTATACGGTACGTCTCTGCTTAATACAGATTACCATCGGTGAGCATCATTACATTGTCGATCCGTTTGCTCCGATTGACATTACCCCGATCTTTAAAACACGCGCCATGAACAGTTTGATTCTGCACGGCGCCGATTACGACTTGCGCATGCTCTGGCATCATTACCGGTTCTCTCCCAAGCACGTTTTCGATACGATGATCGCCGCAAAATTCCTCGGCGAAGAAGGTCTGGGTTACGCAAGTCTTGTCCGCAAATATTTTGGCATCGATCTTCCCAAGGACAATCAGAAGTCCGACTGGACAACACGTCCGTTACCGCCTGACATGTGCGAATACGCGATTCACGATACCTTCTATTTGCATGAACTCTGTGCAAAGCTTGGCGAACAGCTCAAAGCCCAAGGAAAATTCACCTGGATGATCGAGACCTGCAACGAACTGATTGAAAAAGCGCGTCAAAAAAAGGAAGAAGATCCGGAACGTTGGCGCATTTCGGGTTCGTTCCGTTTGCAATCCAAGTCTTTGAACATCCTGAAGCACATTTGGGAATGGCGCGAAAAGGAAGCCGAAAAGCTGGACCGTCCGCCGTATAAGGTTTTTGGCAACGAACTGATGCTCGCCATAGTCCGATCCGCTACCTATTCCTTCCCGGAACTTCGAGAAGATTACCTGCCAAAACTCCCCCGAAACTTTTTTGGGGAACGTCGCACCGACTTTTTGACGATGCTGCAAAACGCCATGCAGGTTCCCGAATCCGAATGGCCCGAAGAAAATCAGAAGGTTCCTCCTCCGCTGATCAGTCCGGACGGCGAGCTCATCGACACTTTGAAGGAATGGCGAAACGAACGCGCCGCAGAGCTCCATTTGGACGGGGCTATGCTCGCTAATCGGGCGCAGTTGATCGCCCTAGCCTCCCCTATCGGTTTGACCTGGGATGACCGTTATGACGCGGCGCATTTCTTGAACTGGCAGCGCACCATTTGGAATGGCATTTTGCACAACAAATTAATCCATTGA
- a CDS encoding 5-formyltetrahydrofolate cyclo-ligase — MNAEIGFSEFGLLFLLALLLFKPKDLGKAVATFKYWKGRLYRLKFDLEDELLETQKNPSRKEKESAWIVQAIRRFEPYKAAAKVAAFYPLPDEPDIRPILQELAKEGRLLLPITYDGGLMDFVEIHDLEKDLVEGRFHVHEPKKELPIYRGEIPFVLTPGVQFSWDGGRHGHGKGYYDRFLEKNPQAIKCGVAFSTQVSEKPLTLKPHDVPMNYIVAPKNDPEKENPHVEEATV, encoded by the coding sequence ATGAACGCAGAAATCGGATTTTCGGAATTCGGGCTTTTATTCTTGCTCGCACTGCTCCTGTTTAAGCCCAAGGATTTGGGAAAAGCCGTTGCGACTTTCAAATATTGGAAGGGTCGCCTTTACCGCTTGAAGTTTGACCTGGAGGATGAGCTCTTGGAAACGCAAAAAAATCCGTCCCGCAAAGAAAAAGAAAGCGCCTGGATCGTTCAAGCGATTCGCCGTTTTGAGCCTTACAAAGCCGCCGCCAAAGTCGCCGCCTTTTATCCTCTCCCGGATGAGCCTGACATTCGCCCGATCCTTCAGGAACTCGCCAAGGAAGGCCGCTTGCTGCTTCCGATTACATACGACGGCGGTCTCATGGACTTTGTCGAAATTCACGATTTGGAAAAGGACCTTGTCGAAGGACGCTTTCACGTTCACGAGCCTAAAAAAGAACTGCCGATTTACCGCGGCGAAATTCCGTTCGTGCTGACCCCAGGCGTTCAATTTTCTTGGGACGGAGGTCGCCACGGTCACGGCAAAGGCTATTACGACCGTTTTCTCGAAAAGAATCCGCAGGCAATCAAATGTGGCGTCGCATTTAGCACTCAAGTATCCGAAAAGCCTTTAACCCTCAAGCCACATGACGTTCCAATGAACTATATTGTAGCCCCGAAAAACGATCCGGAAAAGGAGAACCCCCATGTGGAAGAAGCAACCGTTTAA
- a CDS encoding TrmH family RNA methyltransferase — translation MWKKQPFNAGRENNEEEPSFSERPAFSQRRSPRYNRDRDLSRGDRDFRRDRAPRRFLGEDARPRPNQVNVALGDAESAPQTAVGGIREVTELLTNSPMKVHRVLFRHNSGNPKLYNLQKMAKKNRIHVQQVEARILDSYAVPNQGVVALCNEKELLKWEEVKSEFFDAKEKGERKLVVVATNIEDPRNLGACIRSSLGLGADIFLMPSKGMCGLTPTVTRASTGAVDKLRICRPDNLEATIGELKQAGYQVLGLDAATEISLVDYKFGDQIVLAVGGEDVGLPPFIGKQCTDILRIPMNPEAQSYNASVALSLGLYEIARTRMPK, via the coding sequence ATGTGGAAGAAGCAACCGTTTAACGCAGGCCGCGAAAACAACGAAGAAGAACCGTCTTTCTCGGAAAGGCCGGCCTTTTCGCAGAGACGTTCTCCGCGCTACAACCGCGATCGTGACTTGAGCCGTGGAGACCGCGATTTTCGCCGTGACCGCGCACCGCGCCGTTTTCTAGGCGAAGATGCCCGTCCGCGTCCAAACCAGGTGAACGTTGCCTTGGGCGATGCCGAAAGCGCTCCGCAGACAGCTGTCGGCGGCATCCGCGAAGTCACTGAACTTTTGACGAATTCCCCGATGAAGGTACACCGCGTACTCTTCCGTCACAATTCCGGAAATCCGAAGCTTTACAACTTGCAGAAGATGGCGAAGAAGAATCGCATTCACGTGCAGCAGGTGGAAGCCCGCATTCTGGATTCCTATGCCGTTCCAAATCAGGGCGTTGTCGCCCTCTGCAACGAAAAGGAACTTCTCAAGTGGGAGGAGGTCAAGTCCGAATTCTTCGACGCCAAGGAAAAAGGCGAACGCAAGCTCGTCGTCGTCGCAACAAACATCGAAGACCCGAGAAACCTCGGCGCATGCATCCGTTCTTCCCTCGGACTCGGCGCCGACATTTTCTTGATGCCGTCGAAGGGAATGTGCGGCCTGACTCCGACTGTCACCCGAGCTTCTACCGGCGCTGTGGACAAGCTCCGCATCTGCCGTCCGGACAATCTCGAAGCGACCATCGGCGAACTCAAGCAGGCCGGTTACCAGGTTCTTGGACTGGATGCGGCCACAGAAATTTCTCTCGTCGATTACAAGTTCGGCGACCAGATCGTTCTCGCCGTGGGCGGTGAAGACGTCGGCCTTCCGCCGTTTATCGGCAAGCAGTGCACCGACATTCTTCGCATTCCAATGAATCCGGAAGCCCAGTCTTATAACGCATCCGTGGCTCTGTCTCTTGGCCTTTACGAAATCGCGCGCACACGCATGCCGAAATAA